AACGACTAATTGCTTGGTTAGCCCTTCAGCTCCTTTCATTTCATCAGACTGTTTCAATTGATAAAGCGAGGAGGTGCGAGTAGCGGCAAGTTGAATCTTTGATAAAAGCTCTGATTCTGCTTCTGTGTGTTGAGCGCTATTTTGAAGAATATCCCTCATGCAGTAGAGGAAGTGAGGCATGTCAAAAACCTCAGCCTGAGCAGTTTTATACGCTTCATCTTTCCTCATACCAAGAGCAAGTGCTTGTTCCTTTGAGAGTCGCTGGGGTCCAGCAGTTCCACTGATATTCTCGGTAAACGATGTAGAATGATGCTCTTGCGTAGTGTTCGTCCAATGAACGGTATGACGAGATAACACGGTGTACTCCGAATTTCTATTTTCAGTTCCATGCCTACGGTAACACGCCGCAATTTCCTACTCACATTTTTTAGCAGGAGCAGCGCGTGTCTCAGTTGCTCGAAGGTTGTCTTGCGAAGTAGTTGATATGACAAGAGGTTTGATGTTGGGATGTCTCAGAAATGAAGCCTTGGCGTGAGGTTGTGAAGGTTGTTTGTGAGCAATCATAGCTCCTCAGTAAAGCTCTTTAAGATCTCTGACCATTTTTTTGAATCACGTAGCGTCTGAAGAGCTTGAAGCTCTATTTGCCGTATTCGGGTTTTCGTTACTGGTTTGCCATTACCTCTAATCTTTCCAAACTGATCACCAATCGCTTGCAGTGAACTCTGTTCATATCCATCGAGGCCAAATCTATGTTTGAGAACTTCTTGCTGTTCTTTCGGGAGATACTTCAACACCTTCTCGACCTGCTCTTTCAGTTCGTCTGCGCGAATCTTTGTCCGAGGATCAAACCCTTTGGTATCTCGTATTTTATCTTTTATCGCTGATCTCGTTTCACCGTTTGAGCCAGCGCTTCGTGGAGCAAAAGTGCTGTCTAAGCTGAAGACGGGCTTAAATATTCTATTGACATCATGAACCGTTTCGATTGATAAGCCTGAGCTTTTAGATAACGTTTCGGCTGAAGGCCGTTCCCCCTGTTTTAACAGGGTATCCCTTGCCTTAGTCAACGCATAAAATTCTGAGAAGCGATGCGTGGGGATACGAATCTCTCGCCCCTCTTCAGTAATGCCTCGACTTATTTTTTGAGCAATCCACCATCCAGCATAGGTGCTAAATCGATGACGTTTGTTTGATTGAAAGCGCTCGCAGGCCCGCATCAGCCCAAGATTGCCATATTGAATAAGGTCTAGAAATTCATGCTTTGGGGAGTTGTAGCGTTTAGCTATGGAAATGACTAATCGCATATTGGCTTGAGCCAATGCTTGCTTTTGTTCACAGTAGGCGGTACGCAGCTGAAAAAGCTTTTGGGATTGTTTCTGAGCATTCTTTGGGAGTGTCGCGAGGGAATCTCTTTCAGTGCTTGGAGCCTGATTGCCTTTGAGCTGAAGTTGATGAAGGGCGATGCAGGTCTCTAGTGCAATTTCATCAATGAGTGATTCAAAAAAGGGCGTTTCCCGAACAGACTTCGAGAGGAGCTTTCTCGCTCTTGTCATAGCTCTCTTTTGAGATTGAGTCTCTGGCCGCTTACTGCTTAGAGCTTCGACTGTTTTACTGTGTTTAAGGATACGCGCAACTTGTTCTGGTAAGCTCTCCACACATTTCTGACGTCCGCCGAGGATTCTTAAGTTCGGATCATCTATGATTTTTTCAGGAAAAATCTCCTTATTTGCAACTTGCTGAAGAAGTGATGCTGCTTTTCTCGCAGCGAGGGGATATAGAAAAAGCTCTTCTTGGTACTTCAGCCGACTTTTCTCTAAGTTTTCTATGAGCGCTATCTCTTCATCTGGCGAAAGGAGAGGGTATTGTGACACGGAATCAAAAAACTGCTGTACCGTATCGTTTAAGATAGCATTCGTTTCTGGTGTATCAGATGTCTGGGAGGTAAGTTTGCATTGTGTTAGGTCTATGACCTGACGGAGTGGCTCGTCTTGCTTTCTCTGAGGATGTTGTAGATTCATATCAGCCACCTCAACACAGTACTATCGTATGACTCGAGAGGAAATACCTTTCAAAAGCTCTAAAGCTACTCTCGGGGACAGCTCCCGTACGTAGGCGAATAAGCCCTTCCATCTAGGAGGTTCTCTTAGAAATATTGGACTCCCTCTGAGTATCCTAAAAGTGGATTTTATAGGTGGTAAGAACTTAAGTCACCTCTAGTTTTTTTCTCGTAATAACAAAGCTGGAAGCATGGGTAATGGGGGATTAAGAGTAAACCCCCTTTAGTTGCGAACAGGATTGTAACCTAGCGGTTTCCGCAGGGATTTTGCTGGGCTCATCTTTGTTTTTGTTCACATCAGCAAGAGGTATGAGAATGAACTATTGCCTGAGGAAAATCCTGATGAGTGCTATCACCAGCACTTTAGGCATCGTTGTTCTTTGCAATTTAGCGAGTGCGCAGAGCCTAGATCCATTCGCTCCTCAATCGATGTGCTCGCATTGGTGGAAACCAAAGGTTGTATTTCCAGATACAACTTCATGCCCAATCTTTCGTTTCACTCTGACTGTCGTCTGTGAGGATCAGTGGGCATGCGATGAGGCAGTTAGCGAGCTCAACAATGATTGGATTTTACAGCAGAGATTACGCACCGATTTTGAATTGAAGTGTAGAGATCTTTGTTCCGACAGTGGCTGTGAGGTTGGAGGAAGTATCCCAGATGTAGAA
The bacterium DNA segment above includes these coding regions:
- a CDS encoding RNA polymerase sigma factor RpoD/SigA, translated to MNLQHPQRKQDEPLRQVIDLTQCKLTSQTSDTPETNAILNDTVQQFFDSVSQYPLLSPDEEIALIENLEKSRLKYQEELFLYPLAARKAASLLQQVANKEIFPEKIIDDPNLRILGGRQKCVESLPEQVARILKHSKTVEALSSKRPETQSQKRAMTRARKLLSKSVRETPFFESLIDEIALETCIALHQLQLKGNQAPSTERDSLATLPKNAQKQSQKLFQLRTAYCEQKQALAQANMRLVISIAKRYNSPKHEFLDLIQYGNLGLMRACERFQSNKRHRFSTYAGWWIAQKISRGITEEGREIRIPTHRFSEFYALTKARDTLLKQGERPSAETLSKSSGLSIETVHDVNRIFKPVFSLDSTFAPRSAGSNGETRSAIKDKIRDTKGFDPRTKIRADELKEQVEKVLKYLPKEQQEVLKHRFGLDGYEQSSLQAIGDQFGKIRGNGKPVTKTRIRQIELQALQTLRDSKKWSEILKSFTEEL